One window from the genome of Candidatus Didemnitutus sp. encodes:
- a CDS encoding MFS transporter yields MSQVTSSVPAAPADGSHITAQQWKWSALAGMASYLDAGSIVALGAGLAILQKEFGMSDTAVGVLAAIGPNALGCALGALIGGWLGDKLGRKKIYQYDLMVYAFGILLCALCQNKEMLFLGTFIVGVAVGADVPTSLALVGEFAPDKARGKLLGFTQVAWCLGPVIVLWLALALAPLGLLGIRIVFLQLFVVAVVTWALRRGLAESARWQEAAKAGKGVGQNLWALFKGSNLKAIVWTATIYLFWNLAAGTAGIFNPYIISTLHAGGQAMSVGLSSANFVITMIVTVTIFMRYSDKSYETRKLLWGVGAVMQTISYGLFLFFPFTITTVICNIVLFSASAALSGEAFYKVFSQELFPTALRGTAQGFTFGVARTILGIWSFFVPILAHAGIKQIAGLLTLFLAISGVVGYFFMPDTSGKSLEQIEAERA; encoded by the coding sequence ATGAGTCAAGTCACGTCCTCCGTGCCAGCCGCGCCCGCCGACGGCTCCCACATCACCGCGCAGCAATGGAAATGGTCGGCGCTCGCCGGCATGGCGTCGTATCTCGACGCCGGTTCGATCGTCGCGCTCGGCGCCGGCCTCGCGATCCTGCAAAAGGAATTCGGCATGAGCGACACCGCGGTCGGCGTGCTCGCGGCCATCGGCCCGAACGCCCTCGGTTGCGCGCTCGGCGCGCTCATCGGCGGCTGGCTCGGCGACAAGCTCGGTCGCAAGAAAATCTACCAATACGACCTCATGGTCTACGCGTTCGGCATCCTGCTGTGCGCGCTGTGCCAGAACAAGGAGATGCTCTTCCTCGGCACGTTCATCGTCGGCGTCGCGGTCGGCGCGGACGTCCCGACGTCCCTCGCGCTCGTCGGCGAGTTCGCGCCGGACAAGGCGCGCGGCAAGCTCCTCGGCTTCACCCAAGTCGCATGGTGTCTCGGCCCGGTGATCGTGCTCTGGCTCGCCCTGGCGCTCGCGCCGCTCGGCCTGCTCGGCATTCGCATCGTTTTTCTCCAGCTGTTCGTCGTGGCCGTCGTGACGTGGGCGCTGCGCCGCGGCCTCGCCGAGTCCGCGCGCTGGCAGGAAGCCGCGAAAGCCGGCAAGGGCGTCGGCCAGAATCTCTGGGCGCTGTTCAAGGGTTCGAATCTCAAGGCCATTGTCTGGACCGCCACGATTTATCTCTTCTGGAACCTCGCCGCGGGCACCGCAGGCATCTTCAACCCCTACATCATTTCCACGCTCCATGCCGGCGGCCAGGCGATGAGCGTCGGTCTTTCGAGCGCGAACTTCGTCATCACGATGATCGTGACCGTGACGATTTTCATGCGCTACTCGGACAAGTCCTACGAGACGCGCAAGCTGCTCTGGGGCGTCGGCGCGGTGATGCAGACCATCTCCTACGGCCTGTTCCTCTTCTTTCCGTTCACGATCACGACCGTCATCTGCAACATCGTGCTCTTCTCCGCCAGCGCCGCGCTCTCGGGCGAGGCGTTCTACAAGGTTTTCAGCCAGGAGCTGTTTCCCACCGCGCTGCGCGGCACCGCCCAGGGTTTCACCTTCGGCGTGGCGCGCACGATCCTCGGCATCTGGAGCTTCTTCGTGCCGATCCTAGCGCACGCCGGCATCAAGCAGATCGCCGGCCTCCTCACGCTGTTCCTCGCGATCAGCGGCGTGGTCGGCTACTTCTTCATGCCCGATACCTCCGGCAAATCGCTCGAGCAAATCGAGGCCGAGCGAGCCTGA
- a CDS encoding family 78 glycoside hydrolase catalytic domain: MSDTCVSSLRCEYLVDPLGLDERRPRLSWLLESGRRGARQVAFRVRVASTPEKLAAGETDRWDSGRVESAQTVHIAYAGATLRSRDACHWQVEAWDETGASVRSAPARWTMGLLAPDDWCAKWIAADPEIVRRDPDAVVATLTEPGTPAVFRREFQLPGAIARATLFATARGLLDLRANGRRVTDDLFAPEWTDYDKRIHYRTYDITALLAAGANELSVTLGDGWWSGFVGWQETKGRYGSLENSLALQLEVDLADGARFTLGTDGQWRCATGPILSSDLQMGEIYDARRAPRDWLPVREVAAPTAPLVAQRSEPVRITETRVPVSHREISPGVHLYDLGQNMTGWIRLAVELPTGTRVQLRHGERLNPDGTLYTANLRRAKATDVYVCRGGGLEVFEPHFTFHGFQFVELTALGSDNCHLFGDKFTPTLGTITGCVIHSATPPAGHFECSHAGVNRLWLNGVWSQRDNFLSVPTDCPQRDERLGWMGDAQVFFRTATCNMDVAAFFTKWLIDVEDAQTPDGVFPDIAPRLREDINWVGLGNLGGAAGWADAGIIIPYTFWRVYGDLRLVERHWNAMVRWLDWIERHNPSGLRVNQLGNNYGDWLCIPSDTSFGTHSPMKNLLATAYWADDAAKMARLARALGRDTDAARFQAMFEKVRAAFQAEWVRPDGRIAVETQTAYLLALAFDLLPDQLRAAAAEHLVANIRALDWHLSTGFVGIGHLNPQLTLAGRADVAYRLLLQESYPSWLFPVLQGATTIWERWDSWTIASGFHRDGMNSFNHYSLGSVGEWLFRHVLGIELDADTPGYQRFMLRPFVGQGLAHASGSYRSINGEICSAWRRYGAHFEWTVTVPANTSARVHIPCTADGMVGTDGLTIVDRADGFAVCDAPAGTYTFTSTLAHA, encoded by the coding sequence GTGTCTGACACCTGCGTTTCCTCCCTTCGCTGTGAATACCTCGTCGATCCGCTCGGCCTCGACGAGCGCCGCCCGCGACTGAGCTGGCTGCTTGAGAGCGGCCGGCGCGGCGCGCGCCAAGTGGCATTCCGAGTGCGGGTCGCCTCGACGCCGGAAAAACTCGCCGCCGGCGAGACGGACCGTTGGGACAGCGGTCGCGTCGAGAGCGCGCAGACCGTCCACATCGCCTACGCCGGCGCGACGCTGCGTTCGCGCGACGCGTGTCACTGGCAAGTCGAAGCGTGGGACGAGACCGGTGCGAGCGTCCGCTCCGCTCCCGCACGATGGACCATGGGGCTGCTCGCCCCGGACGACTGGTGTGCGAAGTGGATCGCCGCCGATCCCGAGATCGTGCGACGCGATCCCGACGCCGTGGTCGCGACGCTCACCGAGCCGGGCACGCCGGCAGTTTTTCGCCGAGAGTTCCAACTCCCCGGCGCGATCGCGCGCGCCACGCTCTTCGCCACGGCGCGCGGCCTGCTCGATCTGCGGGCCAACGGCCGCCGCGTGACCGACGACCTCTTCGCCCCGGAGTGGACCGACTACGACAAGCGCATCCACTACCGCACCTACGACATCACGGCGCTCCTCGCCGCCGGCGCCAACGAGCTCTCCGTCACGCTCGGCGACGGCTGGTGGTCGGGTTTCGTCGGTTGGCAGGAAACGAAGGGCCGCTACGGTTCGCTCGAAAACAGCCTCGCGCTCCAACTCGAGGTCGACCTCGCCGACGGCGCGCGTTTCACGCTCGGCACCGATGGACAATGGCGCTGCGCCACCGGGCCGATTTTATCGTCGGACCTGCAAATGGGCGAAATCTACGACGCCCGCCGCGCGCCGCGCGATTGGCTGCCGGTCCGCGAGGTCGCCGCACCGACCGCTCCGCTCGTCGCGCAACGCAGCGAGCCCGTGCGCATCACCGAGACGCGCGTGCCGGTCTCGCATCGGGAGATCAGTCCCGGCGTGCACCTTTACGATCTGGGGCAGAACATGACCGGCTGGATCCGGCTCGCGGTCGAGCTGCCCACCGGCACGCGCGTCCAGTTGCGCCATGGCGAGCGCCTCAATCCTGACGGCACGCTCTACACCGCGAATCTCCGCCGCGCGAAGGCGACCGACGTCTACGTGTGTCGCGGCGGCGGCCTCGAGGTTTTCGAGCCGCATTTCACTTTCCACGGCTTCCAGTTCGTCGAGCTCACCGCGCTCGGCTCCGACAACTGTCACCTATTTGGTGACAAGTTCACGCCCACGCTCGGGACGATCACCGGCTGCGTGATTCACTCGGCGACGCCACCGGCGGGACACTTCGAGTGCTCCCACGCCGGCGTGAATCGCCTCTGGCTCAACGGCGTGTGGTCGCAGCGCGACAACTTCCTGTCCGTGCCGACCGACTGCCCGCAGCGCGACGAACGCCTCGGCTGGATGGGCGACGCGCAGGTGTTTTTCCGCACCGCCACGTGCAACATGGACGTCGCGGCGTTCTTCACCAAGTGGCTGATCGATGTCGAGGACGCGCAGACGCCGGACGGCGTCTTCCCCGACATCGCGCCCCGCCTGCGCGAGGACATCAACTGGGTCGGCCTCGGCAACCTCGGCGGCGCCGCCGGTTGGGCCGACGCTGGCATAATCATCCCTTACACCTTCTGGCGCGTCTACGGCGACCTGCGCCTCGTCGAGCGCCACTGGAACGCGATGGTGCGCTGGCTCGACTGGATCGAGCGGCACAACCCGAGCGGTCTTCGCGTCAACCAACTCGGCAACAACTACGGCGACTGGCTCTGCATCCCGAGCGACACCTCGTTCGGCACGCATTCGCCGATGAAGAATCTCCTCGCGACCGCCTACTGGGCCGACGACGCCGCGAAAATGGCGCGCCTCGCCCGCGCGCTCGGCCGCGACACCGATGCGGCGCGCTTCCAGGCGATGTTCGAAAAAGTGCGCGCCGCGTTCCAAGCCGAGTGGGTGCGCCCGGATGGACGCATCGCCGTCGAGACACAAACCGCCTACCTGCTCGCGCTCGCGTTCGACCTTTTGCCAGACCAACTCCGCGCCGCGGCGGCGGAGCATCTCGTCGCGAACATCCGCGCGCTCGATTGGCACTTGAGCACGGGCTTCGTCGGCATCGGACACTTGAATCCGCAGCTCACGCTCGCGGGCCGCGCCGACGTCGCCTACCGGCTGCTCCTGCAGGAAAGTTACCCGTCGTGGCTTTTCCCGGTGCTCCAAGGCGCGACCACCATCTGGGAACGCTGGGACAGCTGGACGATCGCCAGCGGCTTCCACCGGGACGGCATGAACTCCTTCAACCACTATTCGCTCGGCTCGGTCGGCGAGTGGCTGTTCCGTCACGTGCTCGGCATCGAACTCGACGCGGACACGCCAGGTTACCAACGCTTCATGCTTCGGCCGTTCGTGGGGCAGGGGCTCGCTCACGCGAGCGGCAGTTATCGTTCGATCAACGGCGAGATTTGCAGCGCATGGCGTCGCTACGGCGCGCATTTCGAGTGGACGGTCACGGTCCCCGCCAACACCTCGGCGCGCGTGCATATCCCGTGCACAGCCGATGGGATGGTCGGCACCGATGGACTCACGATCGTCGACCGTGCGGACGGCTTCGCGGTGTGCGATGCGCCAGCGGGCACCTACACCTTCACCAGCACGCTCGCTCACGCATGA
- a CDS encoding mandelate racemase/muconate lactonizing enzyme family protein, with the protein MKITRLQPLILHAPVTRGGIADSTHSISHWGAPGVAIHTDTGLVGYGFSGTHAHLPTDKLIVECAVDSFGPLLIGEDPREVRALWEKLHKHSPIYWVGRAGITHLAHGAIDIALWDLKAKAAGLPLWKLLGGSASKRVEAYNTDGGWLNWPLETLVSDCQRLVETGGYRAVKIKVGSPNPATDLRRLEAVRAALGPEIRIMTDANGKLALPDAIRLGRRLAEFDVVWFEEPTTFDDVLAHRRLAEAIETPIALGEQLYLAHQFRDFIHAGAVHYVQPDVVRLAGVTEWWQVADLAHSYSLPVVPHVGDMCQVHQHLCFAHPGCGLLEYIPWLRDWMKHPAQIRDGHFIAPEAPGAGMEPTAEALQQINRL; encoded by the coding sequence ATGAAGATCACCCGTCTCCAACCGCTGATTCTGCACGCGCCGGTCACGCGCGGCGGCATCGCCGACAGCACGCATTCGATTTCGCACTGGGGCGCGCCGGGCGTGGCGATCCACACCGACACCGGGCTCGTCGGCTACGGCTTCTCCGGCACGCATGCGCACCTGCCGACCGACAAGCTCATCGTCGAGTGCGCGGTCGATTCATTCGGACCTCTGCTCATCGGCGAAGACCCGCGCGAAGTCCGCGCACTTTGGGAAAAACTGCACAAGCACTCGCCGATTTACTGGGTCGGACGCGCCGGCATCACGCACCTCGCGCACGGCGCCATCGACATTGCGCTTTGGGATTTGAAGGCCAAGGCCGCCGGCCTGCCGCTCTGGAAGCTCCTCGGCGGCTCCGCATCCAAGCGAGTCGAGGCCTACAACACCGACGGCGGCTGGCTCAACTGGCCGCTCGAAACGCTCGTGTCCGATTGCCAGCGCCTCGTCGAGACCGGCGGCTACCGCGCCGTGAAGATCAAGGTCGGCAGTCCGAATCCCGCGACCGATCTTCGCCGTCTCGAAGCCGTGCGCGCCGCCCTCGGGCCGGAGATCCGCATCATGACCGACGCCAACGGCAAACTCGCGTTGCCCGACGCGATTCGTCTCGGCCGCCGGCTCGCGGAGTTCGACGTCGTGTGGTTCGAGGAGCCGACGACCTTTGACGATGTGCTCGCGCACCGCCGCCTCGCCGAGGCGATCGAGACGCCCATCGCACTGGGCGAACAGCTCTACCTCGCGCACCAGTTCCGCGATTTCATCCACGCCGGCGCCGTGCACTACGTGCAGCCCGATGTCGTCCGGCTCGCCGGCGTGACTGAGTGGTGGCAAGTCGCCGACCTCGCGCACAGTTACAGCCTGCCGGTCGTGCCGCACGTCGGCGACATGTGTCAGGTCCACCAGCATCTGTGCTTCGCGCATCCCGGTTGTGGGTTGCTCGAGTATATTCCCTGGTTGCGCGACTGGATGAAGCATCCGGCGCAGATTCGCGACGGCCATTTCATCGCGCCCGAAGCGCCGGGCGCCGGCATGGAGCCGACAGCCGAGGCACTACAGCAAATCAACCGTCTTTGA
- a CDS encoding ribulose-bisphosphate carboxylase large subunit family protein has product MERVTAIYLIETPLPVEKAATTLAGEQSSGTFVAVPGETEELKRRFAARVEAIQLLESVAAPALPTGRAPAASYQRAEVKVSWSVENFGTNLPALVSTLQGNLYELAQFSGLKLMDFDVPPSFAAKFRGPAFGIAGTRRLTGVEGRPLIGTIIKPSIGLSPAQTADMVRVLVEAGIDFVKDDELMADPPHSPFDARVDAVMRVINDHAQRTGRKVMFAFNISDELDAMQRHYDKIVASGGTCAMISVNSVGLAATKTLCDRGQLAIHGHRNGWGMLNRYPLLGIDFPAYQKLQRLAGVDQLHVNGIANKFWEDDDSVVRSIASCRAIEPLGKPVLPVVSSGQWGGQAPETWRRTQTVDLLYMAGGGIQAHPDGAAAGVRSLQLWWEAAVEGLTVEQAVAKHPLLAKSQAKFGGK; this is encoded by the coding sequence ATGGAGCGCGTCACCGCCATCTATCTCATCGAGACACCGCTGCCCGTGGAGAAGGCCGCGACGACGCTCGCCGGCGAGCAATCGTCCGGCACCTTCGTCGCCGTGCCGGGCGAGACGGAGGAGCTGAAGCGGCGTTTCGCCGCGCGCGTGGAGGCGATCCAGCTGCTCGAATCCGTTGCCGCGCCCGCGCTCCCGACGGGCCGCGCTCCCGCCGCGAGTTACCAGCGCGCCGAGGTGAAGGTATCATGGTCAGTCGAGAATTTCGGGACGAACCTCCCCGCGCTCGTCTCGACGCTCCAGGGCAATCTCTACGAACTCGCCCAGTTCTCCGGCCTCAAGTTGATGGACTTCGACGTGCCGCCGTCGTTCGCCGCGAAGTTCCGTGGTCCCGCCTTCGGCATCGCCGGCACGCGCCGTCTCACCGGCGTCGAGGGCCGCCCGCTGATCGGCACGATCATCAAGCCCAGCATCGGCCTCTCGCCCGCGCAAACGGCCGACATGGTGCGCGTGCTCGTCGAGGCGGGGATCGATTTCGTTAAGGACGACGAGCTGATGGCCGACCCGCCGCACTCGCCGTTCGACGCGCGGGTCGATGCCGTCATGCGTGTGATCAACGATCACGCTCAGCGCACCGGCAGGAAGGTGATGTTTGCCTTCAACATTTCGGACGAACTCGACGCCATGCAGCGCCACTACGACAAGATCGTGGCGAGTGGCGGCACCTGCGCGATGATCAGCGTCAACAGCGTCGGCCTCGCGGCGACGAAGACGCTCTGCGATCGCGGCCAGCTCGCGATCCACGGTCACCGCAACGGTTGGGGCATGCTCAACCGCTACCCGCTGCTCGGCATCGATTTTCCGGCTTACCAAAAGCTCCAGCGGCTCGCCGGCGTCGACCAACTCCACGTCAACGGCATCGCGAACAAGTTCTGGGAAGACGACGATTCGGTCGTGCGCTCCATCGCTTCATGCCGCGCGATCGAGCCGCTCGGCAAGCCCGTGTTGCCCGTCGTCTCCTCCGGCCAATGGGGCGGCCAGGCGCCGGAGACGTGGCGACGCACACAAACCGTCGATCTCCTCTACATGGCCGGTGGCGGCATCCAGGCGCACCCGGACGGTGCCGCGGCAGGAGTGCGTTCGCTGCAACTCTGGTGGGAAGCCGCCGTCGAAGGGCTGACCGTCGAGCAAGCCGTCGCGAAGCACCCGCTGCTCGCGAAATCGCAGGCGAAATTCGGCGGCAAATGA
- a CDS encoding four-carbon acid sugar kinase family protein, with translation MTAASAQLRLAYFGDDFTGSTDALEFLSRAGLRTALFLAPPSRERLAALPGLDAIGVAGLTRSLPPGEMEAVLRPAFAALRELRPRHVHYKVCSTFDSSPTVGSIGRAIEVGAEIFPGRYVPLLVGAPALGRFCAFGNLFARLGIGSSGEIHRLDRHPAMSRHPVTPADEADLRLHLTRQTTKRIGLLDTEALDSGPAASRAALGRALAAGAEIVLFDVMREEQLARIGGLIDELATEREPVFSVGSSGIEMALGAHWTEQGSVASHQVWPRATAVDRLLVLSGSCSPVTAGQIDWALAHGFVGVPLDAQTPQIEPAVAAARDALRDGKSPVVFTARGTPTGAPASAAAVGAALGAIARVLAESESLSRVLVAGGDTSSYAARALGIDAVEMIARLAPGAPLCRAHSGHRGVHGLEINFKGGQVGPADYFAAVRDGGA, from the coding sequence ATGACGGCGGCGTCCGCACAACTCCGCCTCGCGTATTTCGGTGACGATTTCACCGGGTCGACCGATGCGCTGGAATTTCTCTCGCGCGCGGGTTTGCGCACCGCGCTTTTCCTCGCCCCGCCGTCCCGCGAACGATTGGCCGCTCTGCCCGGACTCGACGCGATCGGTGTCGCCGGGCTCACGCGCTCGCTCCCGCCGGGGGAGATGGAAGCGGTGCTGCGCCCGGCCTTTGCGGCGCTGCGCGAACTGCGCCCGCGGCACGTGCACTACAAGGTGTGTTCCACCTTCGATTCGTCGCCCACGGTCGGCTCGATCGGTCGGGCGATCGAAGTGGGCGCGGAGATTTTTCCCGGTCGCTACGTGCCGCTCCTCGTCGGTGCGCCGGCGCTCGGACGCTTTTGCGCCTTCGGAAATCTCTTCGCACGCCTGGGCATCGGCAGCAGCGGTGAGATTCACCGCCTCGATCGCCATCCCGCGATGAGCCGCCATCCGGTGACACCGGCGGACGAGGCGGATTTGCGGCTTCATCTCACCCGGCAAACCACCAAACGCATCGGCCTTCTCGACACTGAGGCGCTCGATTCCGGCCCGGCGGCTTCGCGCGCTGCCTTGGGACGCGCTCTCGCGGCCGGCGCGGAGATCGTGCTCTTCGATGTCATGCGCGAGGAGCAGCTGGCGCGGATCGGCGGCCTGATCGACGAGCTGGCCACGGAAAGAGAACCGGTCTTTTCGGTCGGCTCGTCCGGCATCGAGATGGCGCTCGGGGCGCACTGGACGGAGCAGGGGAGCGTCGCCTCGCACCAAGTCTGGCCCCGCGCCACGGCCGTCGATCGCTTGCTCGTGCTCTCCGGCAGCTGTTCGCCCGTCACCGCCGGGCAAATCGATTGGGCGCTCGCGCACGGTTTCGTCGGCGTGCCGCTCGATGCGCAGACGCCGCAAATCGAGCCGGCCGTCGCGGCGGCTCGCGACGCCTTGCGGGACGGCAAGAGCCCGGTGGTGTTCACGGCGCGCGGCACTCCGACCGGTGCGCCCGCGTCCGCTGCCGCCGTCGGCGCCGCTCTCGGCGCGATTGCGCGCGTGTTGGCCGAGTCGGAATCGCTCTCGCGCGTGCTCGTCGCGGGCGGCGACACTTCGAGCTACGCTGCGCGTGCGCTCGGTATCGATGCCGTCGAGATGATCGCGCGGCTCGCGCCCGGCGCTCCGCTGTGCCGCGCGCACTCCGGGCACCGGGGCGTGCACGGCCTCGAGATCAACTTCAAGGGCGGCCAGGTCGGCCCGGCCGATTATTTCGCCGCGGTCCGGGACGGCGGCGCCTGA